AAAAACGAACGCTTGTTCTTACCGGAAATCCTCTCAGGCAGGTGCCCGGCTTAAAGTTGGCTTATCAACAACGCAAGGAAGTTCCAATGTCGGAATTAGCTAATCCTGTTCAGTCCGCGCCTGCCGCAGGCGATGCAGCAACCCTTGATCCCAAGACGTCACGCCGGGCCGTCGTTAGCGGCACTTTCGGAACAGCGCTGGAGTGGTTCGACTTCGCCGTTTACGGCACACTGTCCGCGACCCTCTTCCCCCAGCTGTTCTTCCCCAGCTTCGATACGAACACCGCCATTCTGGCTTCATTCGCCACGTTCGGTGCGGGCATGGTGGCCCGTCCCCTCGGTGGCATCGTCTTCGGCGCCCTGGGCGACAAGATCGGCCGTCGGAACGTCCTCATGTTCACCTTGGTCCTGATGGGAGCATCGTCCATACTCATTGGCCTGCTGCCCACCTACGCGGTTGCAGGCATCATTGCACCGACCCTGCTGGTGTTCCTCCGCTTCATGCAAGGCTTCGCCCTCGGCGGCGAGGCGACAGGCGTCCAGGTTCTCGTCGTCGAGCATGCGCCAACAGCGCACCGCGGACTGTACGGCGGAATCCTGGCCACAGGTTCCCCCCTTGCGCAAACCTTTGCTTCCCTCACGCTGACCGGTCTGGCTATGTTCCTCTCCAAGGAAGACTTCGCCTCCTGGGGCTGGCGCGTTCCGTTCCTCATGGGTGTCCTGCTGCTGGTTGTAGGCGTTTTCATCCGCCGTCGCATCGAGGAAACGCCGGCCTTCAAGGAAAACCAGAAAAAGGCAGCCGAATCAGCTGTTCCGCAGGAGCGAGCGCTGGCCGTCATTGCAAAGAAGCCCGGCACGGTCATCAAGCTCGTTCTTTCTTGGGCTGCTTCCGCAGGCCTGTTCTGGATCAGCGTCACCTACGCCGTGAACTACCTGACCAAGGAACTCGGCTACGACAACTCCATTACTTTCGGTCTGCTGCTCATGGCCAACCTGGTCTCCATTCCGGCCGCAGTGCTGGGCGGACGCCTGAGTGACCGGATCGGACGGAAGAAGACCTTCCTGCTCGGACTCACCATGCAGGGCATTGCCGCGGGCACCATGTTCCCGATCATGAACTCCATAAATTTCCCGGCCAGCGCTGCCATCATTGCGCTCGCACTGTGCGGTATTCAGGTCACGGCAGGCACGCAGGCCGCCTTCTTCTCCGAGGCCCTGCCGACGTCCATGCGTTACACAGGCTCCGCACTTGGGATGACCATGGCCGGCCTGATCTTCGGTGCCCCGATCCCCTTTGTCGCCGCCTGGATCTTCCAGAACACCG
The Paenarthrobacter ureafaciens genome window above contains:
- a CDS encoding MFS transporter is translated as MSELANPVQSAPAAGDAATLDPKTSRRAVVSGTFGTALEWFDFAVYGTLSATLFPQLFFPSFDTNTAILASFATFGAGMVARPLGGIVFGALGDKIGRRNVLMFTLVLMGASSILIGLLPTYAVAGIIAPTLLVFLRFMQGFALGGEATGVQVLVVEHAPTAHRGLYGGILATGSPLAQTFASLTLTGLAMFLSKEDFASWGWRVPFLMGVLLLVVGVFIRRRIEETPAFKENQKKAAESAVPQERALAVIAKKPGTVIKLVLSWAASAGLFWISVTYAVNYLTKELGYDNSITFGLLLMANLVSIPAAVLGGRLSDRIGRKKTFLLGLTMQGIAAGTMFPIMNSINFPASAAIIALALCGIQVTAGTQAAFFSEALPTSMRYTGSALGMTMAGLIFGAPIPFVAAWIFQNTENGTLALTCIGLGLVILSMIATMLLPERYKRSLHEEH